In Planctomycetota bacterium, the genomic stretch GAAGCTCAGGTCCTCCTCGAAATAGAGCGTCCATGCCACGCGGTAGTCGTCGGGGAGGCGCTCGATCTCGGCGGCGAGCAGACGCTGCTCCTCGTGGAACTCGGCCGACCGGTCGGGCTGCCGCGCGCTGGCCGCCGGCTCGAAACCGGGAGACGACCCGTCGTCGTCCCGGAGACGGATTTCCCGACCGACGTCGCGCTTCTGGGTGTCGGTGAAGCGGCGACGGCTGTCACGAATCGTGTTGGCGATGATCGACTGGAGGAAGCCGTAAAACTCCCCCTCGCTGGCGCCACGGAACTGGTGGAAGTCGCGCCACGCTTCGATCATCGCATCCTGGTAGATGTCGCTGACAGCGTCCTTCGACTGGAGCGCGGGATCGATCCGCCGGGCGATGAAGCGCTCGCACTGCCGGCGCTTCCACTGGATGAGGAGGCCGAAGGCCCCGTGCGATCCCTTCCGGACCTCGGCGAGGAGCCTGGTGAATTGCTCGGGAGGCAGATCCTCCCCACCCTGTTCGGCGTCCATGGCCCCGTTCCTTTCCGTCGTCCCGCCACGGCGAACGGCTGGATAGCGTAGCCATCCGCAGAGCCGTCCGGCAGCGAGATTTCCAGAAGGGGGGGCGGCGCGGTCAGGAGGTGCTGAAGCCGCGGGCGGCGGCGAACCGCGCGGCGGCGGCGTAGCGGTTGCGGAAGCCCCCGTCGGCAGTCCGATCGAAGTCGGAGGCGGCGGTGATCAGTGCCAGCGGCCGGCTGGGGATGCCGTGCCGCGCGAGGTGCTCGCTGCGGTCGATGAGCTCCTGGGGGAGCTCGAAGAATGCCGGCAGGTCGGGGTGATGGTCGTGGGGATCGACGGTGGCGATGCCGTTGGCGTCGGGGAGCTGATACATCAGCGCCCATCCATACATCTCGAGCGGTCGGTGTTCCGGGCGATCTGCCCCGCGACCGTGCGACCGGGCATGCCGCGGGCGCCGGCAGGTGTCGCCGGGGCTCACGAGGGTGGCTGCCAACCGGCACCTGAACCCCTGCGCCCGATACCGCGCGATGCGGTGGAAGCTATCGGAGCCGTCGTCGCACCCCAGCGGGGCGAGTGTCGTGTCGTCGACTTCGACTTCCCAGGGACCGCCGTCGGGGGACCGGACCAACAGCGCCGGACCGACGATCAAGGGGCGGTAGACGGTCGACCGCCCGTGCATTCCCGCCGCCGCGTCGCTCGCGGTGAGCAGGCGAATCGGAACAGCGGCAGCAGCGAGGGTGAACGCCATGACAGACCTCCTTGGCGACGCGACCCTGCGGAACGTAGCCGGCAGGGTGGACAA encodes the following:
- a CDS encoding sigma-70 family RNA polymerase sigma factor → MDAEQGGEDLPPEQFTRLLAEVRKGSHGAFGLLIQWKRRQCERFIARRIDPALQSKDAVSDIYQDAMIEAWRDFHQFRGASEGEFYGFLQSIIANTIRDSRRRFTDTQKRDVGREIRLRDDDGSSPGFEPAASARQPDRSAEFHEEQRLLAAEIERLPDDYRVAWTLYFEEDLSFVEIGNRMGRSGEAARKLFHRGFAILRERMNGGRGDDPPESPGNR